Proteins from a genomic interval of Lolium perenne isolate Kyuss_39 chromosome 1, Kyuss_2.0, whole genome shotgun sequence:
- the LOC139836122 gene encoding uncharacterized protein, translating into MQVSRALEKFRATHKKGFHMVHCWNVLKNANKWMTSYAAYNEAVRNGTAIYLDGEDDDQGRPALPPRPRGHKATKADLQREAQALAFTMSMEKMMADNRAALAARDEKRRLEKEAAAAIYHNLAKEVIEVQKADAEAKLLDAEARRMDAKAKILAEDTRIMLADLSSVDNDTRAWFMKRRAEIRARDA; encoded by the coding sequence ATGCAGGTATCCCGCGCCTTGGAGAAGTTCAGGGCGACGCATAAGaagggcttccatatggtccattgctggAACGTGCTCAAGAACGCCAACAAGTGGATGACAAGCTATGCGGCCTACAACGAAGCTGTGAGGAATGGGACAGCGATCTACctcgacggcgaggacgacgatcaaggccgtccagcccttccacctcgtccacgaggccacaaggctaccaaggccgatctaCAGCGGGAGGCGCAGGCCCTTGCGTTCACCATGAgcatggagaagatgatggccgACAATCGTGCCGCCttggctgctagggacgagaagaggcgtctggaaaaagaggccgcagctgccatctaccACAACCTCGCCAAAGAGGTAATTGAGGTCCAAAAGGCAGACGCCGAGGCCAAATTGCTTGACGCCGAGGCTAGGAGGATGGACGCCAAGGCCAAGATCCTTGCAGAGGACACTAGGATCATGCTAGCCGACTTGAGCAGCGTCGACAACGACACCAGGGcctggttcatgaagaggcgcgccgaaatccgcgcgcgagacgcctga